From a single Anaerolineaceae bacterium oral taxon 439 genomic region:
- a CDS encoding ABC transporter ATP-binding protein produces MEKILLEMQSILKEFPGVRALDNVTFKVREGEVHALVGENGAGKSTLMNVLSGWYGYGTYEGRIIFDGAECRFRSLEDSEKVGIVIIHQELGLVPYLSIAENMFLGNETARRIGPLKVIDWNECHDRANEMLKRVGLNENPETLVKDIGVGKQQMVEIAKAMAKNVRLLILDEPTASLNDRDSQHLLDLIRGMKEKGVTCIIISHKLNEVEQIADAITILRDGATIETLYKGVDEFTQARIIKGMVGREMTDRYPKRVPKIGETCFEVRDWTVYHPQFEGKKVIDSASFNVRRGEIVGFAGLMGAGRTELVMSVFGRAYGKNISGTILKDGAEIQVRNISDAIRQGIMYLTEDRKGAGLNAIDDIRHNITIANLQAISSYSVINQNEEIKVAGEYRDKLNIRSTGIWQAAGTLSGGNQQKVMLSRGLFLDPDILILDEPTRGIDVGSKYEIYGFMNELVADGKAVIFVSSEMPELLGMCDRIYVLNEGRIIDELDKEEISQERIMDSILTDTRKRTNHGTAE; encoded by the coding sequence ATGGAGAAAATTCTTCTCGAAATGCAATCTATCCTGAAAGAATTTCCTGGGGTGCGGGCGCTCGATAACGTGACGTTCAAGGTTCGGGAGGGCGAGGTTCACGCGCTCGTCGGCGAAAACGGCGCGGGAAAATCAACGCTGATGAACGTGCTGAGCGGTTGGTATGGGTATGGAACTTACGAGGGGAGGATTATTTTTGACGGCGCGGAATGCAGGTTCCGTAGCCTGGAGGACAGCGAAAAGGTCGGGATCGTCATCATCCATCAGGAGCTTGGGCTGGTTCCTTACCTGTCGATTGCGGAGAACATGTTCCTCGGCAACGAGACGGCGCGGAGAATCGGACCGCTGAAGGTCATCGATTGGAACGAATGCCATGATCGGGCGAACGAGATGCTGAAGCGGGTCGGACTGAACGAGAATCCGGAAACGCTGGTTAAAGATATCGGCGTCGGCAAGCAACAGATGGTCGAGATCGCCAAGGCGATGGCCAAAAACGTCCGCCTCCTGATTTTAGACGAGCCGACGGCGTCGCTCAACGACCGCGACAGTCAGCACCTGCTCGACCTGATTCGCGGGATGAAGGAAAAAGGCGTCACCTGCATCATCATTTCCCATAAGTTGAACGAAGTTGAGCAGATCGCTGACGCGATCACGATCCTTCGCGACGGGGCGACGATCGAGACGCTGTATAAAGGGGTCGACGAGTTTACGCAGGCCCGGATTATTAAGGGCATGGTCGGGCGCGAGATGACGGATCGGTATCCGAAGCGGGTCCCGAAAATCGGCGAGACCTGTTTCGAGGTGCGGGACTGGACCGTTTATCATCCGCAATTCGAGGGAAAGAAGGTTATCGACAGCGCGTCGTTTAACGTTCGCCGGGGCGAGATCGTCGGGTTCGCCGGTTTAATGGGGGCCGGACGTACGGAACTGGTCATGAGCGTTTTCGGGCGGGCGTATGGAAAGAATATCAGCGGGACGATCCTTAAAGACGGCGCCGAAATTCAGGTCCGTAATATTTCCGACGCGATCCGGCAGGGGATCATGTACCTGACCGAGGACCGGAAGGGCGCCGGGCTGAACGCGATCGACGACATCCGCCATAATATTACGATCGCCAATTTGCAGGCGATCAGCAGCTACAGCGTTATTAATCAGAACGAGGAAATCAAGGTCGCGGGCGAGTACCGCGATAAGCTGAATATCCGTTCAACTGGGATCTGGCAGGCGGCCGGGACGCTTTCCGGCGGGAACCAGCAGAAAGTCATGCTCAGCCGCGGGTTATTTCTCGATCCGGATATTTTAATCCTGGACGAGCCGACGCGCGGGATCGACGTCGGTTCGAAATACGAGATTTACGGGTTTATGAACGAGCTGGTCGCGGACGGGAAGGCGGTTATCTTCGTTTCTTCCGAGATGCCCGAGCTGCTGGGCATGTGCGACCGGATTTACGTCCTTAACGAGGGACGGATTATTGACGAGCTGGATAAAGAAGAGATTTCTCAGGAAAGAATCATGGACTCAATTTTAACCGATACGAGAAAGAGGACAAATCATGGAACAGCAGAATAA
- a CDS encoding ABC transporter permease, with product MEQQNKALRSNIRQYGMIIALVVLVVFFYFVTGGRFGRPMNVYNIVMQNSYVLILAIGMLLPILTGNIDLSVGSVVAVVGAIAGVMMYNWGQPVWFTLIVCLLSGFVIGLWQGFWIAIVNLPPFIATLGGMLIFRGMTLVFLQGKTLAPLPSSFVAISSGYIPDWLSRLFSIESAVNLTTLTIAALCCALILIGQLDDRRRKLQYGFKVPNVAAILVKVLLISAAVMLVAWRLALYRGIPFVLVIVAALAIFYSFILNNTTIGRHIYALGGNAKAAELSGIKIRNIKYGIYINMAVMSAVAGIVFSARLNSASPLAGQSFEMDAIASCYLGGASASGGIGTITGALVGGLIMGILNNGMSLMGVSIDVQQIVKGLVVILAVAFDILSKSKASK from the coding sequence ATGGAACAGCAGAATAAAGCGCTGCGTTCGAATATTCGTCAGTATGGGATGATTATCGCGTTGGTTGTCCTGGTCGTCTTTTTTTATTTCGTGACCGGCGGGCGTTTCGGACGTCCGATGAACGTGTATAACATCGTCATGCAGAACAGTTACGTTCTGATCCTTGCGATCGGGATGCTGCTGCCGATCCTGACCGGGAATATCGACTTGTCGGTGGGTTCGGTCGTTGCGGTCGTCGGCGCGATCGCCGGCGTCATGATGTACAACTGGGGACAGCCGGTCTGGTTCACGCTGATCGTCTGCCTGCTGTCCGGCTTCGTCATCGGGCTCTGGCAGGGGTTCTGGATCGCGATCGTGAACCTTCCGCCGTTTATCGCCACGCTGGGCGGCATGCTGATTTTCCGGGGTATGACGCTCGTCTTTCTTCAGGGGAAGACGCTCGCGCCGCTGCCGTCCTCGTTCGTCGCGATTTCTTCCGGGTATATTCCGGATTGGCTGTCGCGGCTGTTCTCGATCGAGTCGGCGGTGAACCTGACGACGCTGACGATCGCCGCGCTTTGCTGCGCGCTGATCCTGATCGGGCAGCTCGACGACCGGCGGCGGAAGCTTCAATATGGGTTTAAGGTCCCGAATGTGGCGGCGATCCTGGTTAAAGTGCTTCTGATTTCGGCCGCGGTGATGCTTGTCGCCTGGCGGTTGGCGCTGTACCGGGGGATCCCTTTCGTCCTGGTGATCGTCGCGGCTCTGGCGATTTTCTATTCATTTATCTTGAATAATACGACGATCGGGCGGCATATTTACGCGCTCGGCGGAAACGCGAAAGCGGCCGAGCTCTCCGGGATCAAGATCCGCAATATTAAGTATGGGATTTATATCAATATGGCGGTCATGAGCGCGGTCGCCGGGATCGTCTTCTCGGCGCGGCTGAATTCGGCGAGTCCGCTTGCGGGCCAGAGCTTCGAAATGGACGCAATCGCCTCCTGCTACCTGGGCGGGGCGTCAGCGTCGGGCGGGATCGGGACGATTACCGGCGCGCTTGTCGGCGGGCTGATCATGGGGATACTGAATAACGGGATGTCGCTCATGGGCGTGTCGATCGACGTTCAGCAGATCGTCAAAGGTCTCGTCGTGATTCTCGCGGTTGCGTTCGATATCCTTTCGAAGTCGAAAGCATCAAAATAG
- a CDS encoding CoA-disulfide reductase — protein sequence MPKKICIVGGVAGGAGTAARLRRLDETADIIIFERGEYISYANCGLPYHVGGIIEDRARLLLNSPASMKERFNVDVRVRHEVTAIDRETKTIRVLNQESGESYDENYDILVLSTGSRPLAPPIPGIDGERIYTLWTIPDTDRIIATIESVQAKTAVVIGGGFIGLEMAENLRHRGIDVTLIEAQPQLFAPFDPEMALALNGELRRNGVELILGDATTSFESDSDGVTLSLKNGSTLRTDLVILSIGVRPNSELARGAGLELNPRGGVIVDERLLTSDPSIYALGDVIEVRDRVTGSPAMIPLAGPANKQARIAADRIHGIDSVYPGTFGVSIVKLFSLSAAAVGQSEKTLVRAGKAEGVDYRTVLIRQSDHAGYYPDATPLYIKLIFAPDGKKIFGAQVLGKKGVDKRIDVIAAAMHFNASVFDLKQLELAYAPPFSSAKDPVNMLGFVAENVVNGLVSFAKWDVVETHDPAKTAILDVREDWERKIATIPGAVAIPLGKLRERISELDPAKETVVFCAAGVRANTAARLLTQRGFADVKIYPGGEFFYRLTRE from the coding sequence ATGCCGAAAAAAATCTGTATCGTCGGCGGCGTCGCCGGCGGCGCGGGTACCGCCGCAAGACTGCGCAGGTTGGACGAGACCGCCGATATTATCATCTTCGAACGCGGCGAATACATTTCCTACGCGAACTGCGGTCTGCCGTACCATGTCGGCGGCATCATTGAAGACCGCGCCAGATTGCTGCTGAATTCGCCGGCGTCCATGAAAGAAAGGTTCAATGTCGACGTCCGTGTCCGTCACGAGGTAACCGCGATCGATCGGGAGACGAAGACGATCCGCGTCCTGAACCAGGAAAGCGGCGAGAGCTATGACGAAAACTACGATATCCTCGTCCTTTCGACCGGCTCGCGCCCGCTCGCGCCCCCGATCCCGGGGATCGACGGCGAGCGGATTTATACGCTTTGGACCATCCCGGATACCGACCGGATCATCGCCACGATCGAATCGGTTCAGGCGAAAACCGCCGTCGTCATCGGCGGCGGCTTTATCGGGCTGGAAATGGCCGAAAACCTGCGTCATCGCGGAATCGACGTCACGCTCATAGAAGCCCAGCCGCAGCTCTTCGCGCCGTTCGATCCCGAAATGGCGCTGGCGCTGAACGGCGAGCTGCGGCGGAACGGAGTGGAACTGATCCTCGGCGACGCGACGACCTCGTTCGAGTCTGACAGCGACGGCGTTACGCTGTCGCTGAAAAACGGAAGCACGCTGCGGACCGATCTCGTGATCCTTTCGATCGGCGTCCGCCCCAACAGCGAGTTGGCGCGCGGCGCCGGGCTGGAGCTCAACCCGCGCGGCGGCGTCATCGTTGACGAGCGCCTCCTGACGAGCGACCCGTCGATCTACGCGCTCGGCGACGTGATCGAGGTCCGCGACCGCGTGACCGGCAGTCCTGCGATGATCCCGCTCGCCGGCCCCGCCAATAAACAGGCGCGCATCGCCGCCGACCGGATCCATGGGATCGACTCGGTCTATCCCGGAACGTTTGGCGTCTCGATCGTGAAACTCTTCAGCCTGAGCGCCGCCGCCGTGGGGCAGAGCGAAAAAACGCTCGTACGCGCCGGAAAAGCCGAAGGCGTCGATTATCGGACCGTCCTGATCCGGCAGAGCGACCACGCCGGCTACTATCCCGACGCGACGCCGCTGTATATCAAGCTGATCTTCGCGCCGGACGGGAAGAAAATCTTCGGCGCTCAGGTCCTCGGGAAGAAGGGCGTTGATAAACGGATCGACGTCATCGCCGCCGCGATGCATTTCAACGCCTCAGTCTTCGACCTCAAGCAGCTTGAGCTGGCGTACGCGCCGCCGTTCTCGTCCGCGAAGGACCCGGTGAACATGCTCGGGTTCGTCGCTGAAAACGTCGTCAACGGGCTGGTCTCCTTCGCGAAATGGGATGTCGTCGAGACGCATGACCCCGCGAAGACGGCGATCCTGGACGTGCGCGAAGACTGGGAACGAAAAATCGCGACGATTCCCGGCGCGGTCGCGATTCCGCTCGGGAAGCTCCGCGAACGAATTTCGGAGCTCGACCCGGCGAAGGAGACCGTTGTCTTCTGCGCCGCCGGTGTCCGCGCGAATACCGCCGCGAGACTGCTGACGCAGCGCGGTTTCGCCGACGTTAAAATCTATCCCGGCGGGGAGTTCTTCTACCGGCTGACTCGGGAATAG